TTGTAGCTCTTTTAAAAGCTCAATAATATTGATTCTTGTCTGCGGATCGAGTGCAGTTGTCGGTTCATCAAGGAGTAAAAGCTTCGGTTTTTGACTTATCGCTATAGCTATTACAACCCTTTGAAGTTGCCCACCTGAAAGTTCGGGAGGATATCTATCAAGCAGTGCAAGTTCCAGTCCCAACTCTTCAAAAAGCTGCTCAATTCTCTCTCTGGAGACAAAAAACTGTTTTTTTATTTTTGTCAGCGGAGAGAGAGCCGTAAAAGGGTTTTGTACAACTAAACTCACATCCCCGTTGCGTCCGAGTTTAATAGCACTGTCAACTTTTATGTTTAACTCCATAGACTCAGGCAGCATATCTAAAAGCGATTTGAGTGTTAAACTTTTTCCGCTTCCGCTTTGTCCCACAAGGGCTAAAGAGCTCTTCACCTCAAATGCAATATCTACTAAAGTATCACCCTTGTGTTTTATCTCAAGCTGATTAATCTTCAAGATGCACCTCTTGATTGATCATTTGGGCAACTTTAGTAAGGTCTTCACAACTCTCACCCAAACGTGTAATCACCCTTAAAATTGCACTAGCAACTGTGGGCTGGCGAATAGCACCTATGCTGTACCCCTGCTCAAAAAGTTTGTTTTTAATCTCAATCACCTTACGGTTATCCCCGATCACTATCGGTGCAATTAATCCATCGATCTCTAAACCCAGCTCTTTTTTTACAATCGCTTGTCTTTTTGCAATCTCCTCTTTTAAACTCTCTTTGTTTTCTATAATATATTTCAGCGCATTATGTCCGAGCAATGTATCGTACAAAGATAAAGAGGTAGCATAGATAATAGGCTTTGCACGGTTTATAAGATACTCGTTAATATGAGCAGAGGACAAGATATAGGCACCGAAACTTCCGTATGCTTTGCCGAGTGTCCCCATCTTTATATGATTTGGTTTGATCTCGATGTTGTAAAGATCATATACACCCATAAGTTTTTTCCCTACAACACCGCTGCTGTGTGCCTCGTCTACTATCAAAATAGCTTCATATTGATCACAGAGTGAAAAAACCTCTTTAGGACAAAGATCACCGTCCATAGAGTAGATCCCCTCAACTGCCACAATGTTTCTTTTACCCTTTGAGTTTTTGAGTAGAGTTTCCAACTCATCCATGTCGTTGTGTTTAAAAAAAGTCACATCGACATGCTCAAGATTTGTAGCAAGTACACCTGAGGCGTGATACAACTCATCCATAAAAAGTTTATCACCCTTACGTACTAAAGACTCAATCAAAGCGATATTGGCATTAAAACCGCTGCCTAAAACAACCCCTGCCTCAAAACCGTTAATGCGGCATAGTTCATCCTCAAAATCTTTATGTATCTGATGGTAACCGTTTACTAATAAAGAAGCTTTTGAACTGTGTACGTCTAAGTCATTTAATACATCTACAGTTTTACGGTGCAACTCCTTATTGTGAGCCAGACCAAGATAATCGTTTGAAGCAAAATCTTTTATCTTATAGTTTAAAACTTCGCGTGTACGAAAACGTCCCGATTTTTTTAACGCTTTGAGCTCGTTGCTGTAAAAATTCATCTGGTTACTACTTGATTTCTGCCGTTTGCTTTTGCTTCATACAGTGCTTCATCGGCTCTACTTAAAAGGTGTTCAGAATCTTCACCTTGAATATATTCTGTCACACCAAAACTCATTGTAATCGGTAAAACCACTTTATGATCAGCTACTTTTTTTCTTATTTTTTCAGCTAATTTAGCACCTTTTTGTAAATCTGCATACGGAACAATGATAAGAAATTCTTCACCGCCCATTCTACAAAAGATATCAGCCTCTCTAATCATAGTAGATATTAACTTAGTATACTCTACTAAAACACTGTCACCCACACCGTGACCGTGTTTATCGTTAACGCGTTTAAAATGATCTATATCTATCATAATAACCGCTATCGGGAACTTATAACGTTTTGCAAGTGTAATAGTCTCTTCAATTTTTATTTTATAGTAACGTCTGTTTCCGATATTTGTCAGTGAATCTGTAATGGTTAATGTTTCGAGTTCTTTTTTATACATCTCTTCATTTGTAACATCGGAGAAAATAGCACTGTAATACCCTTTCTCTTCAGAGACGAGTGCTACACCCACGCTAAAATAGTAACTCTGATTATCATAAATTA
Above is a window of Sulfurimonas marina DNA encoding:
- a CDS encoding ATP-binding cassette domain-containing protein, encoding MKINQLEIKHKGDTLVDIAFEVKSSLALVGQSGSGKSLTLKSLLDMLPESMELNIKVDSAIKLGRNGDVSLVVQNPFTALSPLTKIKKQFFVSRERIEQLFEELGLELALLDRYPPELSGGQLQRVVIAIAISQKPKLLLLDEPTTALDPQTRINIIELLKELQKKEGFKMLFVTHDIASAESLCEDICVIKLGKLVECGTMASIINDPQNEYTKTLIEANFANRKYRE
- a CDS encoding aminotransferase class I/II-fold pyridoxal phosphate-dependent enzyme produces the protein MNFYSNELKALKKSGRFRTREVLNYKIKDFASNDYLGLAHNKELHRKTVDVLNDLDVHSSKASLLVNGYHQIHKDFEDELCRINGFEAGVVLGSGFNANIALIESLVRKGDKLFMDELYHASGVLATNLEHVDVTFFKHNDMDELETLLKNSKGKRNIVAVEGIYSMDGDLCPKEVFSLCDQYEAILIVDEAHSSGVVGKKLMGVYDLYNIEIKPNHIKMGTLGKAYGSFGAYILSSAHINEYLINRAKPIIYATSLSLYDTLLGHNALKYIIENKESLKEEIAKRQAIVKKELGLEIDGLIAPIVIGDNRKVIEIKNKLFEQGYSIGAIRQPTVASAILRVITRLGESCEDLTKVAQMINQEVHLED